One genomic window of Campylobacter fetus subsp. fetus includes the following:
- a CDS encoding PepSY-associated TM helix domain-containing protein → MRKIFYRIHKYLAIIFFIPLIVIGFSGSVLVYKTEFDNLIMPNVVSVTPGGQRVKFDDMTRNINNTYINHEIVGWLINTDNTKSDRVYLIEHNDTQWKSIYIDQYTGKIMDKLKPHDSYLSDIILEIHDNLLLEQNGRIMVGILGLIMFFIGVSGFVIYNRFWINLFKLRFKNIAVAMTDIHKFIGVWASALLFIIGLTGSWWALNFLFKQAGQIDENFRINEKIYNKNLSIDELFEKSQIDFDGFIPYYISYPFYIDRNITFYGMNKNQNFLHHQYSNQVSYDKQSGKLIEIKNIENAKISDRFLSTFRKAHFGYYNEVTKFIWFLVGLTPFMLSITGIYLWLKRKK, encoded by the coding sequence TTGAGAAAAATATTTTATAGAATTCATAAATACCTGGCAATTATATTTTTTATTCCGCTTATCGTTATAGGATTTAGCGGATCTGTGTTGGTATATAAAACAGAGTTTGATAATCTCATAATGCCAAACGTAGTGAGCGTAACACCTGGCGGGCAAAGAGTTAAATTTGATGATATGACTAGAAATATCAATAATACTTATATCAACCATGAAATAGTAGGTTGGCTTATAAATACAGATAATACAAAATCAGATAGAGTTTATCTCATTGAACACAATGATACACAATGGAAGTCAATATATATTGATCAATACACAGGCAAAATTATGGATAAACTAAAGCCGCACGATAGTTATCTTAGCGATATTATACTTGAGATTCACGACAATTTACTTTTGGAGCAAAATGGCAGGATAATGGTTGGAATTTTGGGTTTAATAATGTTTTTTATAGGAGTTAGCGGATTTGTTATTTATAACCGGTTTTGGATAAATTTATTTAAGTTAAGATTTAAAAATATAGCAGTCGCTATGACGGATATACATAAATTTATAGGAGTTTGGGCGTCTGCGCTTTTATTTATAATCGGTCTTACTGGATCTTGGTGGGCATTAAATTTTTTATTTAAACAAGCTGGTCAAATAGATGAAAATTTTAGAATAAATGAAAAAATTTATAACAAAAATTTATCGATTGATGAGCTTTTTGAAAAGTCCCAAATTGATTTTGACGGATTTATACCTTATTATATAAGTTATCCGTTTTACATCGATAGAAACATCACGTTTTACGGAATGAATAAGAATCAAAATTTCCTTCATCATCAGTACTCGAATCAAGTAAGTTACGACAAACAAAGCGGAAAATTGATAGAGATAAAAAATATAGAAAACGCAAAAATAAGCGATCGATTTTTATCTACATTTAGAAAAGCGCATTTTGGTTATTACAATGAGGTGACTAAATTTATCTGGTTTTTAGTGGGTTTGACGCCATTTATGCTAAGCATTACCGGTATTTATCTTTGGTTAAAAAGAAAAAAATAA
- a CDS encoding TonB-dependent siderophore receptor yields MKLSRILLSAVVAIFVLQENTKILANETNQVSLEAVDIAAPIRNDDKNYNTQEIVKSTTRLDLNVREIPQSLSIITEAKLRDLDVNDYQELLRHIPGVTLNKWDERVYPTIRGFSVDYYLLDSMPSFGGFSLGANDMSLIPYERVEVVKGANGLLAGAGNPAASINFIRKRADSRDFKAVLKTSGGSYDKYGISGDVLSPLNKDGSIRGRLSFSHDKSRSFMDYYKRKNDVIYTVIDADVGDNSWVSLAGFYQDLQRNGIRWGGMPAFYTNKSRTNFSKNQIFSQPWTRWDIKTLDFYADYKYFFRNDAVFNYSYSFRRANTDSNLLYYGGNLPTNNIGNIDGLSVYANKREENIHNIDSYLTLPYAAFDKNHEFVFGAMYNNYKKSADNVSSYWNSKNTPAGLKFTSDTILNFNNLYINDPRFPYIDQNNPDKTIQKAIYMANKFQITDYAKFLVGGRMSYWKYSIEGGNANRNFTREITPYIGIVYDLNENYSLYASYTSIFKPQNKKDINGKYLDPIEGKDYEVGIKAEYFGGALQTSFGLFKIEQDKLATAYEPDIKIPGTSQSAYIASKGVLSKGFEIDVMGDINSDLSLSFGLTHFKAEDAKGMKYNTEAARTTANLFAKYTIQNLRIGGGILYKSKIYVGSGDRRITQNDYALVNLMLGYKINKNFDIQLNIDNLFDKRYYEGIGANKMVYGDPRLFNLTFSYNF; encoded by the coding sequence ATGAAGTTAAGTAGAATTTTACTTTCGGCAGTAGTTGCTATATTTGTACTTCAAGAAAATACTAAAATTTTAGCAAACGAAACAAATCAGGTATCTTTAGAGGCTGTAGATATAGCAGCTCCTATAAGAAATGACGATAAAAACTATAATACTCAAGAGATCGTTAAAAGCACTACAAGGCTTGATTTGAATGTTCGAGAAATACCGCAGTCTTTAAGTATTATAACAGAAGCAAAGCTAAGAGATCTTGACGTAAATGACTATCAAGAGCTGCTTCGTCATATACCAGGAGTTACTCTTAACAAATGGGATGAGCGCGTTTATCCGACTATTAGGGGTTTTAGTGTTGATTATTATCTGCTTGATTCTATGCCGAGTTTCGGCGGTTTTTCACTTGGAGCAAACGATATGAGCTTGATACCATATGAGAGAGTTGAAGTAGTCAAAGGAGCAAACGGACTTCTAGCGGGCGCCGGAAATCCTGCGGCTAGTATCAATTTTATAAGAAAAAGAGCAGATAGTAGAGATTTTAAAGCGGTATTAAAAACAAGCGGAGGATCATATGATAAATACGGTATCTCAGGTGATGTTTTATCCCCTTTAAACAAAGATGGCAGCATAAGAGGAAGACTTTCGTTTTCACATGATAAATCTAGATCTTTTATGGATTATTATAAACGTAAAAATGACGTGATTTATACCGTTATAGATGCCGATGTAGGCGATAACTCTTGGGTTTCTTTAGCCGGATTTTATCAAGATTTGCAAAGAAACGGAATTCGTTGGGGCGGTATGCCAGCATTTTATACAAATAAAAGCAGAACAAATTTTAGTAAAAACCAAATTTTTTCTCAGCCTTGGACTAGATGGGATATAAAAACTCTTGATTTTTACGCCGATTATAAATATTTTTTTAGAAACGATGCCGTTTTTAATTATTCATATTCGTTTAGACGCGCAAACACTGACTCAAATTTGCTTTATTATGGTGGAAATCTCCCTACGAATAACATAGGAAATATCGACGGGCTTTCCGTCTATGCAAACAAACGTGAAGAAAATATACACAATATCGATAGTTATCTAACGCTTCCTTACGCCGCTTTTGATAAAAATCATGAATTTGTTTTTGGTGCTATGTATAATAACTATAAAAAAAGCGCAGATAACGTAAGTAGCTATTGGAATTCAAAAAATACGCCTGCCGGACTTAAATTTACTTCCGATACTATTTTAAATTTCAACAATTTATATATAAACGATCCGAGATTTCCATATATAGATCAAAATAATCCTGATAAAACTATTCAAAAAGCAATATATATGGCAAATAAATTTCAAATTACAGACTATGCTAAATTTTTAGTAGGCGGTAGAATGAGTTACTGGAAATATAGCATTGAAGGCGGAAATGCAAATAGAAATTTTACAAGAGAAATAACTCCGTACATAGGAATAGTATATGATTTAAACGAAAATTATTCTCTTTATGCTAGTTATACAAGTATATTTAAACCGCAAAATAAAAAAGATATAAATGGAAAATATCTTGATCCTATAGAAGGTAAAGACTATGAAGTCGGTATCAAAGCAGAGTACTTTGGAGGAGCTCTTCAAACTTCATTTGGTCTATTTAAAATAGAACAAGATAAGCTTGCAACGGCTTATGAACCAGATATAAAGATACCTGGTACGTCACAATCTGCTTATATCGCTTCAAAAGGTGTTTTGAGCAAGGGATTTGAAATTGATGTTATGGGCGATATAAATAGTGATTTGAGCTTAAGTTTTGGTCTTACTCATTTTAAAGCAGAAGATGCAAAAGGTATGAAATACAACACTGAAGCCGCCAGAACTACTGCTAATTTATTTGCTAAATATACCATTCAAAATCTTAGAATAGGCGGAGGTATTTTATATAAAAGTAAAATTTACGTAGGTAGCGGTGATAGGCGAATAACTCAAAATGACTATGCTTTAGTAAATTTAATGCTTGGATATAAAATCAATAAAAACTTTGATATCCAGCTAAATATCGATAATTTATTTGATAAACGATATTATGAAGGTATAGGAGCAAATAAGATGGTTTATGGCGATCCAAGGCTATTTAACTTAACTTTTAGTTATAATTTCTAA
- a CDS encoding MATE family efflux transporter, whose translation MSFKPTKLFIKYAFPNMISTAFISFYFIIDTIFVGQMIGTKALGAMGLTMPFIMISFALIDMIAVGSSVQIALRLGSGRFKQACGIFSFSLITVFIFACFVFLFGFFFIEPISNYLIDDKELAVLAAQYAKVFALFCPVIMLCFMLDNYLRICKKPIYSMCVNIFVAFINIVLDYIFIVILEWGLFSAALATCIGLSLGTLLGFTPFVFGNLELKLSKAFINLKIIKNIIYNGSSEFLTNISTSLFVIAANALLLDIAGVRGVAILEVIFAIDSFMASLIFSMCDGMQPLLSYYYGAKNIKFIMALFWRTFFGAIALGVMIVVAISFGSDFIVSFFSRDIEFIAASKEALLVFSPVYLCSWFIIFANSFFTALNRPAYSLSISLSANLLLPLPFLYILTNFLEVNGVWLTPFAAKFCVVWLALYFLRETIKKLNLNFLS comes from the coding sequence ATGAGCTTTAAACCTACAAAATTATTTATAAAATATGCTTTTCCAAATATGATAAGCACGGCTTTCATCTCGTTTTATTTTATCATAGATACTATATTCGTCGGGCAGATGATAGGTACAAAGGCGCTTGGAGCTATGGGACTTACTATGCCTTTTATAATGATAAGTTTTGCGCTCATAGATATGATAGCAGTAGGCTCATCTGTACAAATAGCGCTTCGTCTTGGAAGCGGTAGATTTAAACAAGCTTGCGGGATATTTAGCTTTAGTTTGATAACTGTTTTTATCTTTGCGTGCTTTGTGTTTTTATTTGGTTTTTTCTTTATAGAACCTATTAGTAATTACTTGATAGACGATAAAGAATTAGCTGTACTTGCGGCGCAGTATGCTAAGGTTTTTGCGCTGTTTTGTCCAGTCATAATGCTCTGTTTTATGTTAGATAACTACCTTAGAATTTGTAAAAAACCTATATATAGTATGTGCGTAAATATCTTTGTTGCGTTTATAAATATAGTCTTAGACTATATTTTTATAGTAATTTTAGAATGGGGACTTTTCAGCGCCGCTTTAGCTACTTGCATCGGACTTAGTTTAGGGACTTTGCTTGGATTTACACCGTTTGTATTTGGAAATTTAGAGTTAAAATTAAGCAAAGCGTTTATAAATTTAAAAATCATAAAAAACATAATATACAATGGCAGTTCAGAGTTTTTGACAAATATCTCTACATCGCTTTTCGTCATCGCGGCAAACGCTTTGCTACTAGATATCGCAGGAGTGCGGGGCGTGGCTATACTTGAGGTAATTTTTGCCATAGATAGTTTTATGGCGTCTTTGATATTTAGTATGTGCGATGGAATGCAGCCTCTTCTTAGCTATTATTACGGTGCGAAAAATATTAAATTTATCATGGCTCTGTTTTGGCGAACGTTTTTTGGCGCTATCGCTCTTGGAGTTATGATTGTTGTGGCGATATCTTTTGGTAGCGATTTTATAGTTTCGTTTTTTAGCAGAGATATCGAATTTATAGCAGCTAGCAAGGAGGCTTTACTGGTTTTTTCACCGGTGTATCTATGTTCATGGTTCATTATATTTGCTAATTCGTTTTTTACTGCTTTAAATAGACCTGCTTACTCTCTTAGCATATCTTTAAGTGCGAATTTGCTTCTGCCTTTACCTTTTTTGTATATTTTGACAAATTTTTTAGAAGTAAACGGAGTATGGCTAACTCCGTTTGCGGCTAAGTTTTGTGTTGTTTGGTTGGCTTTATATTTTTTAAGAGAGACTATAAAAAAATTAAATTTGAACTTTTTATCATGA
- a CDS encoding RNA degradosome polyphosphate kinase, which translates to MENKDIFINRELSWLRFNSRVLSQCEKDLPLLEKLKFIAIYSTNLDEFYMIRIAGLKQLFAAGVVVSGSDEMTPLDQLREIRKYLKDEQQILEDYYKETVTKLSLSGLHIKKYEDLEDDIKARADDYFFSNILPVIVPIAVDATHPFPHLNNLSFGLAVKLCDEAHPEIVKFGMIRISRVLPRFYNAGDGIYVPIESIVHRHAEEIFPGYKLLASCAFRVTRNADMVIEEEEADDFMLILEQGLKLRRKGAFVRLQIEKDPDPEILEFLNLHMKIFYKDIYEYSIPLTLGALWQIIGDKEFSHLLLPPYTPKTLPPFGQNVSMFEAIDKEDVLLFHPYESFEPVTQFIKEAAKDPKVISIRMTLYRVEKNSSIIQSLIDAASDGKQVTVMVELKARFDEENNLHWAKALENAGAHVIYGITGFKVHAKVSQVIRQIGDKLKFYMHLGTGNYNGSSAKIYTDVSYFTSREEFAKDTTTFFHILSGFSKNRRLNALSMSPMQIKERVIEMIKNEAKMGKDGKIIAKMNALVDSDVIKELYNASRAGVQIDLIIRGICCLRPAVEGMSENIRVRSIIGKYLEHARIFYFKHANPKFYISSADWMPRNLERRLELMTPIYESVLQGKLSEILRVQLIDNDLSYDLGNDGEYTSVIRADNEKSLNNHEFFENYLNKVFKTLKKGSDQDKVQILASKLFKES; encoded by the coding sequence ATGGAAAACAAAGATATTTTTATCAATCGTGAGCTATCTTGGCTTAGATTTAATTCACGTGTTTTGTCTCAGTGCGAAAAAGATCTTCCACTACTTGAGAAACTTAAGTTTATAGCTATTTATTCGACAAATTTAGATGAGTTTTATATGATACGTATAGCAGGTCTTAAACAGCTTTTTGCTGCTGGAGTCGTAGTAAGCGGAAGTGATGAGATGACACCGCTTGATCAGCTAAGAGAGATAAGAAAATACCTAAAAGATGAACAACAAATTTTAGAAGATTATTATAAAGAAACAGTTACAAAGTTATCTTTATCCGGTTTGCATATAAAAAAATATGAAGATTTAGAAGATGATATAAAAGCTAGAGCGGATGATTACTTTTTTTCAAATATTTTACCTGTTATCGTGCCTATAGCAGTTGATGCAACTCATCCGTTTCCGCACTTAAATAACCTTAGTTTTGGACTTGCGGTAAAGCTTTGTGATGAAGCGCATCCGGAGATAGTTAAGTTTGGAATGATAAGAATCAGCAGAGTGCTTCCTAGGTTTTACAACGCCGGAGATGGTATTTACGTGCCGATTGAAAGTATAGTTCATCGCCACGCTGAAGAGATATTTCCCGGATATAAACTTCTTGCTAGCTGCGCATTTAGAGTAACTAGAAATGCTGATATGGTTATCGAAGAAGAAGAAGCAGATGACTTTATGCTTATACTTGAGCAAGGTCTGAAACTTCGCAGAAAAGGTGCTTTTGTACGTTTACAAATCGAAAAAGATCCAGATCCGGAGATACTTGAGTTTTTAAATTTACATATGAAAATTTTCTATAAAGATATCTATGAATACAGCATTCCTCTAACTCTAGGAGCTTTATGGCAAATTATAGGCGATAAAGAATTTTCTCATTTACTACTTCCGCCCTATACGCCAAAAACACTTCCGCCCTTTGGACAAAACGTCTCAATGTTTGAAGCAATAGATAAAGAAGACGTTTTGCTTTTTCACCCATATGAGAGCTTTGAGCCGGTAACACAGTTTATAAAAGAGGCTGCGAAAGATCCAAAAGTTATATCTATACGTATGACTTTATATAGAGTAGAGAAAAACTCAAGTATAATTCAATCTCTCATAGACGCTGCGAGCGATGGCAAACAAGTAACTGTTATGGTAGAGCTAAAGGCTAGATTTGATGAGGAAAATAACCTTCACTGGGCAAAAGCACTTGAAAACGCAGGAGCACACGTTATATACGGTATCACGGGATTTAAAGTACATGCAAAAGTATCTCAAGTAATAAGGCAAATAGGCGACAAGCTAAAATTCTATATGCATCTTGGTACCGGAAATTACAACGGAAGTAGTGCAAAGATCTACACCGACGTAAGTTATTTTACTAGCAGAGAAGAATTTGCTAAAGATACTACAACGTTTTTTCATATATTATCTGGATTTAGTAAAAACCGTCGTTTAAATGCTCTATCTATGTCTCCTATGCAGATAAAAGAAAGAGTTATAGAGATGATAAAAAACGAAGCAAAGATGGGCAAAGATGGTAAAATAATTGCTAAAATGAATGCTTTAGTAGATAGCGACGTGATAAAAGAGCTTTATAACGCAAGTAGGGCAGGAGTTCAGATAGATCTTATAATAAGAGGAATTTGTTGTCTTAGACCGGCCGTAGAAGGTATGAGTGAAAATATACGCGTACGCTCTATTATAGGAAAATACCTTGAGCACGCTAGGATATTTTATTTTAAACATGCAAATCCTAAGTTTTATATATCAAGTGCAGACTGGATGCCAAGAAATTTAGAAAGACGTCTTGAGCTCATGACTCCTATATATGAAAGTGTTTTACAAGGTAAATTAAGCGAGATATTAAGAGTACAGCTAATAGACAATGATCTTTCGTATGATTTAGGCAATGATGGAGAATATACGAGCGTCATTAGAGCTGACAACGAAAAATCGTTAAATAATCATGAATTCTTTGAGAATTATCTTAATAAAGTATTTAAAACACTCAAAAAAGGTAGCGATCAAGATAAAGTGCAAATACTTGCTTCAAAACTATTTAAAGAGAGTTAG